In the genome of Schistocerca piceifrons isolate TAMUIC-IGC-003096 chromosome X, iqSchPice1.1, whole genome shotgun sequence, one region contains:
- the LOC124722657 gene encoding uncharacterized protein LOC124722657: MDKYIVITSLDERFSQLKAHCDYFDYLYDIDELKNTPPDSLDTKCRNLAEILQDHESSDIDALELRDELKVLSTLLKPGIGPKEILKFMGRHNFWPNVNIALRIPLTLSVTVASGKRSFSKLKLIKTYLRSTMNKIHLNDLATISIENELVEDLHYTDHVKEFAQAKARKLNTLYVHNH; this comes from the exons ATGGATAAGT atatagtaaTCACATCTTTGGATGAGAGATTCAGTCAACTGAAAgctcattgtgattattttgattaTCTTTACGACATTGACGAGCTGAAGAATAcacctcctgacagcctggacacaaagtgtagaaacctcgcagagattttgcaagatcatgagtcaagcgacattgatgcactggagttgagagatgaactaaaagtgctttcaacattgttgaaacctggtATAGGTCCAAAAGAGATTCTGAAGTTTATGGGAAGACATAATTTTTGGCCgaatgttaacattgctctgagaattccCCTAACACTCTCAGTGACAGTTGCGAGTGGAaagaggagtttctcaaaactgaaattgataaagacatacctccgatcaacgatgaacaaaattcatttgaatgatcttgcaacaatatcgaTTGAGAATGAGCTTGTGGAGGACTTACATTACACAGATCAtgtgaaagagtttgcacaagcaaaagctaggaag ttgaatacattatatgttcacaaccattga